A stretch of Candidatus Obscuribacterales bacterium DNA encodes these proteins:
- a CDS encoding alanine/glycine:cation symporter family protein, with translation MSLDDGAWQEWGGAWVEGLGQGIHVLDDGFTWWVERVISPVLFYDAGTGMPFMVLWLLLGGLFFTLRMGLINLRGFAHAIAVLRGRYDAADEVGEVSHFQALSTALSATIGLGNIAGVAIAIHLGGPGAVFWMTLAALLGMSNKFVECTLGQMYRVVRPDGTVVGGPMYYLSQGLAERGLGRLGQILAGMFALFCLLGTLGASTLFQANQSYQAIATVVPALADWDWLYGAVLAGLVGLVLIGGVQRIGWVTSRLVPLMCGLYVGAALWVLLSHATEIPGAIATIVQGAFSPQAVEGGFVGVLVQGLRRSVFSNEAGIGSAAIAHAASRTREPIREGIVAMLEPFIDTVIVCNMTALVVIITGTYRDPDLAGVSGAELTSIAFGSVISWFPLVLAIAVFCFAFSTVISWGYYGEQSWDYLLGDLGRRTHGLYKLLVLAGVFIGAIADPQAVIEFGDGMMLSMALPNLLGLYLMTGRVTRELRRYMTRLKAGAFEPVLVPQTVPVERSPVDSRP, from the coding sequence GTGTCCTTGGATGATGGTGCTTGGCAGGAATGGGGTGGTGCTTGGGTCGAGGGTCTCGGTCAGGGCATCCACGTCTTAGATGATGGCTTCACCTGGTGGGTGGAGCGGGTGATATCCCCTGTGTTGTTCTACGATGCCGGCACGGGCATGCCTTTCATGGTGCTGTGGCTGCTGCTTGGTGGGCTGTTCTTCACCCTGCGCATGGGGTTGATTAACCTACGGGGCTTTGCCCATGCCATTGCGGTGTTGCGCGGCCGCTATGATGCGGCCGATGAGGTGGGGGAAGTCTCCCATTTCCAAGCTCTGTCTACGGCCCTGTCTGCCACCATTGGGCTGGGCAATATTGCTGGGGTGGCGATCGCCATCCACCTGGGCGGGCCCGGGGCCGTTTTTTGGATGACCCTAGCCGCTCTGCTGGGTATGAGCAATAAGTTTGTGGAATGTACCCTCGGGCAGATGTACCGGGTGGTGCGTCCTGATGGCACGGTGGTGGGTGGCCCCATGTATTACCTGTCGCAAGGGCTGGCGGAACGGGGGTTGGGGCGGCTGGGGCAGATTTTGGCGGGGATGTTTGCCCTGTTTTGCCTGTTGGGCACCTTGGGAGCCTCCACCCTGTTTCAAGCCAATCAATCCTATCAGGCGATCGCCACCGTGGTTCCAGCTCTTGCAGACTGGGACTGGCTCTATGGGGCGGTGTTGGCTGGCTTGGTGGGCTTGGTGCTGATCGGCGGCGTGCAGCGGATTGGCTGGGTGACCAGTCGCTTGGTGCCCTTGATGTGTGGCCTCTATGTAGGCGCGGCGCTGTGGGTGTTGCTGTCCCACGCGACAGAGATTCCGGGGGCGATCGCCACCATTGTGCAAGGTGCCTTTTCCCCACAAGCGGTGGAGGGGGGCTTTGTGGGGGTGCTGGTACAGGGATTGCGGCGATCGGTCTTTTCTAACGAGGCGGGCATTGGTTCGGCAGCGATCGCCCATGCGGCCTCTCGCACCCGTGAACCGATTCGAGAAGGAATTGTGGCTATGCTGGAGCCGTTTATTGATACGGTGATTGTCTGCAACATGACCGCCCTGGTGGTGATTATCACCGGCACCTATCGGGATCCTGATTTGGCGGGGGTGAGCGGGGCGGAGTTGACGAGCATCGCCTTTGGTTCGGTGATCAGTTGGTTTCCCTTAGTGCTGGCGATCGCCGTTTTTTGCTTTGCCTTCTCCACGGTGATTTCCTGGGGCTACTACGGCGAACAGAGCTGGGATTACCTGCTCGGCGATCTAGGGCGGCGCACCCATGGGCTGTATAAACTGCTGGTGTTGGCGGGGGTGTTTATTGGGGCGATCGCCGATCCGCAAGCGGTGATTGAATTTGGGGATGGCATGATGCTGTCTATGGCCTTGCCCAATCTGCTAGGGCTGTACCTGATGACCGGCAGGGTGACCAGGGAACTGC
- a CDS encoding universal stress protein, translated as MEPLDINLSGLSRVLVPIDFSDAAFAAQAAALTWVGDPSHLHVLHVLPPLSPGEPGITWQTVNTASRQQHVEQSFRDRFSSKPYEKVQFTVLVGTPSIEIIRYAKEQQMSLIVIPSHGRTGMGRLMLGSVAERVVRRSPCPVLVLRR; from the coding sequence ATGGAGCCCTTAGATATCAATCTCAGCGGTCTCAGCCGCGTCCTCGTCCCGATTGACTTCTCCGATGCCGCCTTTGCCGCCCAGGCCGCTGCCCTCACCTGGGTAGGCGATCCATCCCACTTACATGTCCTGCATGTCTTGCCACCCCTGAGTCCGGGGGAGCCCGGCATCACTTGGCAAACGGTGAATACCGCCAGTCGTCAACAGCATGTCGAGCAAAGTTTTCGCGATCGCTTCTCCAGCAAGCCATACGAGAAAGTGCAGTTTACGGTGCTGGTCGGCACCCCCAGCATCGAAATTATCCGCTATGCCAAAGAGCAGCAGATGTCTCTGATTGTGATTCCCTCCCACGGGCGCACGGGCATGGGCCGCTTGATGCTGGGATCGGTTGCAGAACGGGTGGTACGGCGATCGCCCTGCCCAGTTCTGGTCTTACGGCGCTAG